A section of the Paenibacillus aurantius genome encodes:
- the yyaC gene encoding spore protease YyaC: MKPVPVVEHQVKVPFTDPTACVQLVRGISGFLSELPPGRRIVLVCVGTDRCTGDSLGPLVGTTLLKYRSPHFDLFGTLERPVHAINLYETLSVIQETVRNPYVIGIDACLGLASSVGSIEVGEGPVRPGAGVNKELPPVGDMHVTGVVNVGGFLQHAVLQNTRLHLVMGMADLIARSLYRSVTMWQRSQAAEGPAIGGPGGAPRVVALPAARRKSLEAGRIQSQPI; this comes from the coding sequence ATGAAACCTGTTCCTGTTGTAGAGCATCAGGTAAAGGTCCCCTTTACCGACCCGACGGCCTGCGTCCAGCTGGTGCGGGGAATAAGCGGCTTTCTGTCTGAGCTTCCTCCCGGCAGAAGAATTGTGCTGGTCTGCGTGGGGACCGACCGGTGCACTGGCGATTCACTCGGACCGCTGGTGGGAACGACCCTACTGAAATACCGTTCCCCTCATTTCGACTTGTTCGGAACACTGGAGCGGCCGGTTCATGCCATTAACCTGTATGAAACGCTGTCGGTTATTCAGGAAACGGTCCGAAACCCCTATGTCATCGGGATAGATGCTTGTCTGGGACTGGCTTCCAGTGTTGGCAGCATAGAGGTGGGGGAGGGGCCGGTCCGCCCGGGCGCCGGGGTCAACAAAGAGCTTCCTCCGGTGGGAGACATGCACGTGACCGGCGTGGTGAACGTGGGTGGCTTCCTGCAGCATGCCGTGCTGCAGAACACGAGGCTGCATCTTGTCATGGGAATGGCGGACCTCATTGCCCGCAGTCTGTACCGTTCGGTGACCATGTGGCAGCGTTCCCAAGCGGCAGAGGGGCCGGCCATCGGCGGGCCGGGCGGGGCTCCCCGTGTGGTGGCCCTTCCCGCTGCCCGACGCAAATCACTGGAAGCCGGAAGGATACAATCCCAGCCGATCTAA